In Candidatus Baltobacteraceae bacterium, a genomic segment contains:
- the folP gene encoding dihydropteroate synthase, whose protein sequence is MRLRGRSFVWGERTYLMAIVNVTPDSFAGDGRTQIGAAIDYAVHQWNAGADILDIGGESTRPGHEPVDEATELARVVPVIAGVRERLRDAVISVDTYKPAVARAAHHAGADAVNSVWGAPDELLAVAAEHDMPISAMHNQHGTHYDGDVVDSVVAFLRDCADRALLAGIGPERIMLDPGIGFGKTPNHNIRVLRSLERICELGFPTLLGTSRKSTIGKLTGREPHERIYGTAATTALGIAAGIDVVRVHDVAQNRDVISVCDAIVRDWRPSGWTG, encoded by the coding sequence CTTTGTGTGGGGCGAGCGAACGTATCTCATGGCGATCGTAAATGTCACGCCCGACTCGTTTGCCGGTGACGGGCGCACGCAGATCGGCGCCGCGATCGATTATGCCGTGCACCAATGGAACGCCGGCGCCGATATTCTCGACATCGGCGGCGAGTCGACGCGTCCCGGTCACGAGCCGGTCGACGAGGCGACGGAGCTGGCGCGCGTCGTACCGGTGATCGCCGGCGTGCGCGAGCGGCTGCGCGACGCGGTGATCTCGGTCGACACGTACAAGCCGGCGGTCGCGCGCGCCGCCCATCATGCCGGGGCGGATGCCGTCAATTCGGTTTGGGGCGCACCGGATGAATTGCTCGCCGTCGCCGCCGAGCACGATATGCCGATCTCTGCGATGCACAATCAGCACGGCACGCACTACGATGGCGACGTGGTCGACTCGGTGGTAGCGTTCCTGCGTGACTGCGCCGACCGCGCGTTGCTCGCCGGAATCGGACCGGAGCGGATCATGCTCGATCCCGGCATCGGCTTCGGCAAAACGCCGAATCACAACATCCGCGTGCTGCGCAGCCTCGAGCGCATCTGTGAACTCGGCTTTCCGACCCTGCTCGGAACCTCACGCAAGTCGACGATCGGAAAGTTGACCGGCCGCGAGCCGCACGAGCGGATTTATGGTACGGCGGCAACCACGGCGCTCGGCATTGCGGCCGGTATCGACGTCGTGCGCGTGCACGACGTCGCGCAGAACCGCGACGTGATCAGCGTCTGCGATGCGATCGTGCGCGATTGGAGGCCGAGCGGATGGACCGGATAG
- the folB gene encoding dihydroneopterin aldolase, translating into MDRIALHDIVVEGRHGVHADERERPQPFRLDLVLELDLSRAAASDDLRDTINYAAIHRRIVEIVQTHSYALLERLAGVILDEITGDDRVVLADLSIAKPGLLDGATPSVRLVRAREPWP; encoded by the coding sequence ATGGACCGGATAGCGCTGCACGACATCGTCGTCGAGGGACGTCATGGCGTGCACGCCGACGAACGAGAACGGCCGCAGCCGTTTCGCCTCGATCTGGTACTCGAACTCGATCTCTCGCGCGCCGCAGCCAGCGACGATCTGCGCGATACGATCAACTACGCCGCGATTCATCGGCGTATCGTCGAGATCGTCCAGACGCATTCGTACGCGCTCCTCGAGCGATTGGCCGGGGTGATACTCGACGAGATCACCGGCGACGACCGCGTCGTCCTCGCCGACCTCTCGATCGCCAAGCCCGGTTTGCTCGACGGTGCGACGCCCTCGGTGCGCCTGGTTCGTGCGCGCGAACCGTGGCCGTAA